A region from the Pseudomonas sp. P8_229 genome encodes:
- a CDS encoding CsgG/HfaB family protein yields MISRMLVSGVAIAVLGTLAGSLAGCATESSRALPVAKVESATQVWTGVRVPMAVGKFDNRSSYMRGIFSDGVDRLGGQAKTILITHLQQTNRFSVLDRDNMGEIQQEAAIKGQAQRLKGADYVVTGDVTEFGRKETGDHQLFGILGRGKTQVAYAKVNLNIVNISTSEVVYSTQGAGEYALSNREIIGFGGTAAYDSTLNGKVLDLAMREAINRLVDGMNAGAWKPGN; encoded by the coding sequence ATGATCTCCCGGATGTTGGTCTCAGGCGTTGCGATTGCCGTGCTCGGCACACTCGCAGGCTCCCTTGCCGGCTGCGCCACCGAAAGCTCCCGCGCGCTGCCGGTGGCCAAGGTCGAGAGCGCCACTCAGGTCTGGACCGGCGTTCGCGTGCCAATGGCGGTGGGCAAGTTCGATAACCGCTCCAGCTACATGCGCGGGATCTTCTCCGACGGCGTCGATCGTCTCGGCGGCCAGGCCAAGACCATCCTGATCACCCACTTGCAGCAGACCAACCGCTTCAGCGTACTGGATCGCGACAATATGGGCGAGATCCAGCAGGAAGCGGCGATCAAGGGCCAGGCTCAACGCCTGAAAGGCGCCGATTACGTGGTCACCGGTGACGTCACCGAGTTCGGCCGCAAGGAAACCGGCGACCATCAACTGTTCGGCATTCTCGGCCGTGGCAAGACCCAGGTCGCCTACGCCAAGGTCAACCTGAACATCGTCAACATCAGCACCTCCGAAGTGGTGTATTCGACCCAGGGCGCCGGCGAATACGCCTTGTCCAACCGCGAAATCATCGGCTTCGGCGGCACCGCTGCGTACGACTCCACCCTCAACGGCAAAGTCCTCGATCTGGCCATGCGCGAGGCGATCAACCGCCTGGTTGATGGCATGAACGCCGGTGCCTGGAAACCGGGTAACTGA